A single window of Falco peregrinus isolate bFalPer1 chromosome 11, bFalPer1.pri, whole genome shotgun sequence DNA harbors:
- the SOCS5 gene encoding suppressor of cytokine signaling 5, producing the protein MDKVGKMWNNFKYRCQNLFSHEGGSQNENVVVNSSSCSSAKEKAIQITDLAQQQPSSPLRENIALQLGLSPSKNSARQNQNCVTEIPQIVEISIEKENDSCVTTGARLARRDSYSRHAPWGGKKKHSCSTKTQSSLDTEKRFGRTRSGLQRRERRYGVSSVHDMDAISNRTVGSRSLRQRLQDTVGLCFPMRTYSKQSKPLFSNKRKIHLSELMLEKCPFPAGSDLAQKWHLIKQHTAPVSPHSTFFDTFDPSLVSTEDEEDRLRERRRLSIEEGVDPPPNAQIHTFEATAQVNPLYKLGPKLAPGMTELAGDKNITPPGNCDSEEDTTTLCLQSRRQKQRQMSGESHGHISRQGAWKVHTQIDYIHCLVPDLLQITGNPCYWGVMDRYEAEALLEGKPEGTFLLRDSAQEDYLFSVSFRRYNRSLHARIEQWNHNFSFDAHDPCVFHSSTVTGLLEHYKDPSSCMFFEPLLTVSLNRTFPFSLQYICRAVICRCTTYDGIDDLPLPSMLQDFLKEYHYKQKVRVRWLEREPIKTK; encoded by the coding sequence ATGGATAAAGTGGGAAAGATGTGGAACAATTTCAAATACAGGTGCCAGAATCTCTTCAGTCATGAGGGTGGAAGCCAAAATGAAAACGTAGTTGTGAACTCCAGTAGTTGCTCATCTGCTAAAGAGAAAGCTATCCAGATAACTGATTTGGCTCAACAACAACCCAGCAGCCCTTTGAGAGAAAACATAGCTTTGCAATTAGGTTTAAGTCCTTCAAAGAATTCGGCAAGGCAGAACCAAAACTGTGTCACAGAAATTCCTCAGATTGTTGAAATAAGcattgagaaagaaaatgactcGTGTGTCACCACGGGAGCTAGACTTGCTCGAAGGGACTCTTATTCTCGGCATGCTCCTTGGGGTGGGAAGAAGAAGCATTCCTGCTCTACCAAAACCCAGAGCTCCTTGGATACTGAAAAACGATTTGGTAGAACACGAAGTGGTttgcagaggagggagaggaggtatGGGGTGAGCTCCGTCCATGATATGGATGCCATATCAAACAGGACAGTAGGCAGCCGTTCTCTGCGACAGCGTCTGCAAGATACCGTTGGGCTGTGTTTTCCCATGCGGACTTACAGCAAACAGTCCAAACCTCTGTTTTCTAACAAAAGAAAGATCCATCTCTCTGAACTAATGCTTGAGAAATGCCCTTTTCCTGCAGGCTCAGATCTGGCTCAAAAGTGGCATCTGATTAAACAACACACGGCGCCTGTGAGTCCTCATTCAACATTTTTTGACACATTTGATCCTTCCTTGGTCTCCACAGAAGACGAAGAAGACAGGCTCAGAGAGCGACGTAGACTTAGTATTGAAGAAGGGGTTGATCCCCCTCCCAATGCCCAAATACATACGTTTGAAGCTACAGCACAGGTAAATCCATTGTATAAACTGGGACCAAAGTTAGCCCCTGGTATGACTGAGCTGGCCGGGGACAAAAACATAACACCTCCAGGGAACTGTGACTCTGAAGAGGACACAACAACACTTTGTCTGCAGTCACGCAGGCAGAAGCAGCGTCAGATGTCTGGAGAGAGCCATGGCCATATCAGCAGGCAGGGGGCTTGGAAAGTGCATACTCAGATTGATTACATCCATTGCCTTGTGCCAGACTTACTTCAGATCACAGGTAACCCGTGTTACTGGGGTGTGATGGACCGCTATGAAGCAGAAGCACTTCTGGAGGGTAAACCCGAAGGCACTTTTTTGCTCAGGGATTCTGCGCAAGAGGACTACCTCTTCTCTGTGAGCTTCCGTCGCTATAACCGATCGCTACATGCACGCATTGAGCAGTGGAATCACAACTTTAGTTTCGATGCCCACGATCCCTGTGTCTTTCACTCCTCCACTGTTACAGGGCTTCTGGAACACTACAAAGACCCTAGCTCTTGCATGTTCTTTGAACCGTTACTTACTGTATCTCTGAACAGGACTTTCCCCTTTAGTCTGCAGTATATCTGCCGGGCAGTAATCTGCAGGTGCACTACGTATGATGGAATTGATGACCTTCCTCTACCCTCAATGTTACAAGACTTTCTAAAGGAGTATCACTATAAACAAAAAGTCAGGGTGCGATGGCTGGAGCGGGaacctataaaaacaaagtaa